The nucleotide window TTCCACGGCGCGGGCCGCTATGAAGATGGCGGCGGCGATGTCTGGGAGGGCCAGTTCGTTCACGGCGAACTCACCGGCGCCGGCCGCCACGCCAGCGCCGATGGCAGCCAGTATCGCGGTGAATTCCGCCGCTGGCAGTACCACGGTAGCGGCGTGCTGGAACGTGCCGACGGCAGCGTCTACCGCGGCGGGTTTCGACACGGCAAATTCAGCGGCGACGGCCAGCTGACCCTCGCCAACGGCAGCGTGCAGCGCGGCAGCTGGCGCAACGGGCACCGCGTGCGCGACGAGCACGGCAGGCGGCTGCCGGACCCGCTGGAAATCGGCCTGCTGCGCCAGGGCGCACTGCTCGACCAGGCGCTCACCGCAGTTCCGGCTTCCACGCCCGCCGCAGAGCTGTACAGCCTGGTGCTGGCCGGCGACGGTCGCCAGAGCGTGTTCCTGCGCGAGGCCGACTATGTGCAGCGCCTGCTAGCCGAGCGCTTCGCCGCGCGCGGACAGATCAGTCTGGTCAACCACCGCGATCACCTCGGCGATCGCCCGCTGGCGACCCGCGAGAACCTGGCGCGTGCTGCCGCCATCCTGGCCGAACGCAGCGGGCCGGAAGATCTGGTGTTCATCTACCTCACCAGCCACGGCACGGCCGATCACCACTTGATCCTGCAGCAGCCACGCCTGGGGCTGGACGACTTGAGCGCGCCGGAGCTGGCCGATCTGCTCGCCCCGCTGGCCGAGCGCAACCAGGTGGTGGTGATCTCCGCCTGCTATTCCGGCGGCTTCATCGAACCGCTGAAAGACCCGAGGCGGCTGGTGATGACCGCCGCGCGCGCCGACCGCGTGTCGTTTGGCTGCTCGGAGGAAAGCGATTTCACCTATTTCGGCCGCGCGCTGTTCGCCGAGGCGCTGCAGCAGACCGACGACATCGTGCACGCCTTCACGCTGGCGCAGGCGAGGGTTGCCGAACGCGAGCAGGCCGACGACTATCAGGCATCGGAACCCCAGATATGGGCGCCCGAGCCGGTCGTCGAACACTGGCGCAGCCTGCAGCAACGACGCGCCGCCTCACACTGATTCGCCAAGGAGCATGACCATGTATCTGACGCCCCAGCGCATTCTGCTTGCCGGCGCCACCGGACTGACCGGCGAACACCTGCTCGACCGACTGCTCAACGAACCCACCGTCGAACGCGTGCTGGCGCCGACGCGCAAGCCGCTGGCGGCGCACCCGCGCCTGGAAAACCCGGTCGGGCCGTTGCAGTCGCTGCTCGGACAGCTCAACGGTCCGGTCGATACCGCGTTCTGCTGCCTGGGCAGCACGCTCAAGCAGGCTGGCACCCAGGAAGCGTTCCGTGCCATCGATTTCGATCTGGTGCTGGCCTTCGCCCGCCGCGCACGCGAGCTGGGCGCGCGGCACCTGCTGGTGATCAGTTCGCTGGGTGCCAGCCCGGACAGCCCGATCTTCTACTGCCGGGTCAAGGGCGAGATGGAAGCAGCGCTCGAGGCCCAGGACTGGCCGCAGCTGACCATCGCGCGGCCGTCACAGCTGCTCGGCCCGCGCCTGGAGTTGCGCCTGAGCGAGCGGATCGCCGCGCCGCTGTCGCAACTGCTGCCGGGCAAGTACCACGGCATCGAGGCCTGTACGCTGGCCCGCGCGCTGTGGCGTCTGGCGCTGGAGGAAGGCGACGGCGTGCGCATCGTCGAGTCCGACGAGCTGCGCAAGCTCGGCAAATAGCGGCGCCCCGGCAGCACGGACGCCGCCGACAGGATCACACCTTGATGAAATGCTCGCGGTAATGACGCAGCTCGGCGATGGAGTCGCGGATGTCATCCAGCGCCAGGTGCGTACCGCTCTTGCTGAACCCCTGCATGATCTGCGGCGCCCAGCGCGCGGCCAGCTCCTTGAGTGTCGAGACGTCCAGATTGCGGTAGTGGAAGTAGCGCTCCAGCTCCGGCATCTGCCGATAGAGGAAGCGCCGATCCTGGCAGATGCTGTTGCCGCAGATCGGAGACTTGCCCTTCGGTACCCACTGTTCGAGAAACGCCAGGGTCTGGGCCTCTGCCTCGGCGGTGCCGATGCGGCTCTCACGCACCCGCTGGGTCAGGCCCGAACCACCGTGCTGACGGGTGTTCCACTCGTCCATGCGTGCCAGCACCTCGTCGCTCTGATGCACGGCGATCACCGGTCCCTCGGCCAGCACGTTGAGCTGACTGTCGGTGACGATGGTGGCCATTTCGATGATGACGTCGGTATCCGGGTCCAGACCGGTCATTTCCAGGTCGATCCAGATCAGGTTCTGCGGGTTCTGCATGATGGGCTCCTTGGCTGTGGCGCGCAGTTTAGCCGCTCGTCTGCGGGTCGTCAGGCCGGGGCGCACCGGGGCGCCAGAGCAGCAGCTGCGATTGCCGCCAGTCGTCGACCGCCAGCCGCTCTTCGGGCTCGATGTCCGGCACCGCGAAGCTGTTGCTGATCAGCAGCGCGTCCGGCCGCATCTGCGCGCTGGCCTTGCGCCACAGCGCCGGCATCGGGGCCGGCGAGAGAAAGCAGTAGACCACCTCGTACTGCGCCAGATCGACGCGCCACAGGCTGCGCAGGACGATGTGGCAATTGCGCCGCGGCAGGCAGCGCAGCCAGGCGATAATGAACGCCAGCGGCGCGGTCTCCACGCCGACGAAGCGCGCCTGCGGATAGATCCGCGCCAGGCGCGACAGACTGCCGGCCAGACCACAGCCCAG belongs to Pseudomonas phenolilytica and includes:
- a CDS encoding C13 family peptidase, which encodes MRHLTPLLLACLLAACGDGEPLLPPDAVLPDGGRYRGTLVNGLLQGQGRIDYPNGSSYRGQFKEGQWHGQGSWTGANGDRYEGAFEHGLFHGEGRFSYAAGGVYAGQFRQGRMHGLGTFSQDGARYSGEFQNDLYHGEGVLEYADGARYQGRFANGQPDGTGTRSDADGSYSGQFRDGLLNGDGVYLSEDGERYRGGFADDSFHGAGRYEDGGGDVWEGQFVHGELTGAGRHASADGSQYRGEFRRWQYHGSGVLERADGSVYRGGFRHGKFSGDGQLTLANGSVQRGSWRNGHRVRDEHGRRLPDPLEIGLLRQGALLDQALTAVPASTPAAELYSLVLAGDGRQSVFLREADYVQRLLAERFAARGQISLVNHRDHLGDRPLATRENLARAAAILAERSGPEDLVFIYLTSHGTADHHLILQQPRLGLDDLSAPELADLLAPLAERNQVVVISACYSGGFIEPLKDPRRLVMTAARADRVSFGCSEESDFTYFGRALFAEALQQTDDIVHAFTLAQARVAEREQADDYQASEPQIWAPEPVVEHWRSLQQRRAASH
- a CDS encoding oxidoreductase is translated as MYLTPQRILLAGATGLTGEHLLDRLLNEPTVERVLAPTRKPLAAHPRLENPVGPLQSLLGQLNGPVDTAFCCLGSTLKQAGTQEAFRAIDFDLVLAFARRARELGARHLLVISSLGASPDSPIFYCRVKGEMEAALEAQDWPQLTIARPSQLLGPRLELRLSERIAAPLSQLLPGKYHGIEACTLARALWRLALEEGDGVRIVESDELRKLGK
- the orn gene encoding oligoribonuclease yields the protein MQNPQNLIWIDLEMTGLDPDTDVIIEMATIVTDSQLNVLAEGPVIAVHQSDEVLARMDEWNTRQHGGSGLTQRVRESRIGTAEAEAQTLAFLEQWVPKGKSPICGNSICQDRRFLYRQMPELERYFHYRNLDVSTLKELAARWAPQIMQGFSKSGTHLALDDIRDSIAELRHYREHFIKV